CAAATCAGAGACAATTCGGGCTGTAATGTGTGTGAAAACATGGTTAGagatttgtgttttttcattttgatacaATTTCTACTATAAAAGCCGCAATTACTGAACTATTCAAGACAACCAccagaaaataaaacttacTTTAGACTTAAAACGATTTTATCATTATCAAGAAAACCGTCTAGTCTCTTATCTCTTATTCTCATCGAATATATTAAGTTGTGCAGGCAGTTACAAATGTGTTCCAAAATTCGGAGTTTTCATGTTCCAATCAAATCAAGAACTTTCTAGTGAGCTtcttttagcaaaaaatcagTTCGTTTCAGGTCCAGGTCAGTTTCAAGTCAATTAGGTTAGAATTTGACCATTTTTACGCaagttttttctcaatttaatttacatgCTAAATGCGTCGAAAGCCGCACtattcatgtttcaagcactactttcgatgTCCCCAGCATGTAAGATTGCTTAACTtggtgtaaaaatgaaaagtctagtTTCCTGTGTTTAATGACCTCGgcctcgcctcggatcaaccaaattcacacgaaaactttacttttcGTCGCTAGTTACGTACATAACTATTACAttgctgtaatctactataaaTACAATTACATTTCCACCGAAGATATAACGTTGAAGATTGGGACCGAGACACCAATTTCAACAATAAGTCATCACAGAACCGTAACCAAAGATTGGGACGAAATAGGAACCGTGAAAGTTATCGTGATCGACACACAGtggaacgagacaaaaatgtGAACCGTCCCGGACAGATTAATAGGTAGATTtgataagaaaataaataaataaaagaagcCGAAAGATGgcagaagtaaaaaaaaaaattttttcgtttaaaaaatatttaagattTAATGACGAATCGTTTGGTACATTGCCAAGAAGTAACATTCAAAGAAATGCTCGATCTCAATCTGTTGCTCGCGACCATCATAATCAACGTAGGGGTCAGGAGATTTATAGTGACATGACACTACCAGCTTCGTTCGGTCGATATAAATCAAAACCCCAAGGTCAAGGTTTGTGTATTTTCATAGtttcaagttttctttttcttttttctttaaatttattaactcAACGAAATTCCGTTtgactgaaaatatttacaccgCAACATAATCTAAATAACCGAATGAATGTGCTTCTTTGAATGATTTGTGAACGCGGAGGTGTTACACATACCCAAACTGTGCTCCACACAACGTTCAAAATCCAATCAATTATTTCACAGCAATTAGAGCCCAATCATTAGATCCCCGAGCGCGTCGTGATCAACcaaccgattttgattttgatgagcTTCCATGTAAAACGCCGGTATTATGTAACAAATATGCCATCGATGAATTGGATAACGTAGAGAGTGGCAAGAGACCGAATCTACGAAGTCAGTCTATGCCTCGCCAACAGCACCACCATAATTTTGGTGTTATTGAGAATCGATTCGAACCAACAAGACCGAATATGTTGTCACCCCAACAACAACATCATTTGTACCTGCCGGAAGATGAATACGAAATGCAACCAGTTAGGAAGAATAAACGACGTGAGAGAGGTAATTGAAATGTATTATTGTGTAGTGGCCTATAATATGGAGCATTTCATTAATGAAAAAGCGAAAGAGTAGAGTTTCACTGTTTTCGCTGTAATCAATTTCAATATCGGCTTGCGTTACGCACCTGATACATTTCCATTGGTGTGTGCTGTATTTAATTACAGGAATTTATGTATACGAACATCATTGATTTAACcaatttttgctgttaaaaTATGAAACGTGTGTAATTGTACACATAATGGCAATGTTGTACAAATATATTGTTCGATGAACTTAACTCGAAATATAACTTTGCAACTCTATTTGTTATGAGGCGCAATTTAAACTCTAGCTGGACGAAGTGTGCATGTTATGTCTCAGATCAATTAAAAAGTTGTATTTTGCCAACTATGATTGGATTATGTAATAGAATCCGAGAAATCCATAATTTGCAAGAAGAATATCAAATCATAACCGAAAGAGTATAACcgtatcagtcaaaaaacccttaaacgGTGAATTGTGTCATAAATGGCAGAAAATTCGGGTTTTATCTTTGACTTtttatcagttattttgtaagtataACCAAAAGAACTTGCGTCACCTTCAACCTTTCacggttttttttactgatatcagctcttttggattttttgtttttgattaaatAACGATATTCTCATTACGAAATGAGAAACAAATTAAACACCTTTTGTTAGCCAACACCTTATCCAGTCCTTCCTACATTTCTTTACGACGCCATACCTTACCATGGAAGTTTAGGAACCAACATACTACCATCTCGAAAATCCcgaaagtcaaaaagttgacCCAACAAACTGAAAGTTCTTCTGAGTTTCCGCCCTAGGAAGATAAAGGACGatggaattttaggaaccaatcAACCACTACCTCGATGATCCTAAACGTCCAGAAGGAAACCCGAAAGAATCTAAAAATCTCTTCAAGTTCTATAGTTCTCGTCCTAGCAGTGGTGAGGAGTACAGCcggaaaaaatctttttgtggCATTTTTCCTTGTTTGACCTCAGGAATACAGTTTCTACAAAAAATCTCTGagattccaaatattttttggcgtATCCGACGCTATTTCGCCCTGTAGCCCTCTGGCTGAAGATATGGAGATCAACTTTCTTCCTAAACTTTGTTCtacgccaaaaaaaaaactctacaaCTTTTCCTGACCTACCAAAGCTCCAAAGCTCCAAAGCAAATGGGAAGTCGAGATGGGAAGAATTTGATCCTTAAAACCGTGAAATCTTGATATATTGATGATGCAACATCTCAGCCAAATCTTAACTGAACTTAACTCATTGTACTTGTACGGATGAATACATTCGAAATATCCAGAGGTTTCATTGGGGCCAATGgaataattcacaaatttctgTACAAATGTTCCTTGGttctatcgatttttttagttGGTAGACTTGCGTCACTCTTGCTGTGCGGACACGATTTCATgagcaatttaaattttattgaatttttatgttaatttatgCATGACGTTGTTAAGTTCTTCACAAcatgatttaaaaataaaacgattcCACACATCTAGCTCCACCGCCATCACCGCGAATTATGTCACCCATGGGTTTCGCGGTAAATCGACAAGCTCGTCTGCAACAATGCGACGATGATTCCATGTATGGTGACGATTGGGATTTTTCGTCTGACCTACCATCCAGAGTTCGTCCCGTACCGATTTGGTTGTGCGTATTCCTGGTCGTTGGGTACATCATAGCAGGAGCGTTTTTATTTAACAGTTGGGAGAAATGGAGCATTTTGGATTCagcatatttttgtttcatcaCACTGACAACGATTGGTGAGTGAGAAATGGCGATCcctttttttatgaatatttatCCGGCGACGTTCTCGTGTTGTCACATTTGTACAGGTTTTGGTGACTTTGTTCCTGCTCAGGGAACGGCTAATCTCAGTCCCGATGTGTCGATTGCATTTTGTTCGTTGTATTTACTATTCGGCATTGCCTTGTTGGCTATGAGTTTCAATTTGGTGCAAGAGGAAGTTATTgcaaatgttaa
This genomic stretch from Bradysia coprophila strain Holo2 chromosome II, BU_Bcop_v1, whole genome shotgun sequence harbors:
- the LOC119069810 gene encoding uncharacterized protein LOC119069810, coding for MSTRRAQSMPPTAYDKVPKERGRCIAAVCVSWKVFTCIFSHVLLISIVVAYCFGGAYMFQHFEASNELLVKKEVGTKRFDLTERIWNMTYKDDGVLYEKNWTEAVEAELRNFENSILTLMKVQGWDGDESDQNTQWKFHGALFYSIIVITTIGYGHIAPKTPYGKISTIFYAILGIPLMLLCLSNIGDIMASSFRFIYWRVCCFVCTREPKRANRMRRQNTLRQSNRYTGKSNQSLRRSIRVSQRTADSGFDTYEPSLMHAYSDTELRYNVEDWDRDTNFNNKSSQNRNQRLGRNRNRESYRDRHTVERDKNVNRPGQINRFNDESFGTLPRSNIQRNARSQSVARDHHNQRRGQEIYSDMTLPASFGRYKSKPQGQAIRAQSLDPRARRDQPTDFDFDELPCKTPVLCNKYAIDELDNVESGKRPNLRSQSMPRQQHHHNFGVIENRFEPTRPNMLSPQQQHHLYLPEDEYEMQPVRKNKRRERAPPPSPRIMSPMGFAVNRQARLQQCDDDSMYGDDWDFSSDLPSRVRPVPIWLCVFLVVGYIIAGAFLFNSWEKWSILDSAYFCFITLTTIGFGDFVPAQGTANLSPDVSIAFCSLYLLFGIALLAMSFNLVQEEVIANVKNVARQLGILKEEEVYY